The stretch of DNA CAATggtttttcttctttttaaatatacagTATTACATAAGATAAAAAATGTACActcaaaaaatgaaattcatataaataaataaatatatatatatatatatatatatatatatatatatatattaaatatgcttattcattttttcattcattcatttatttattattattttatttattttttttttttatgtaaagggaaataatataaagaattttGTTACcccataaaatataaacattcatatataaataataatacgtttaaatattattcatttattttaaaaataaacattaaaagtattttatatgaacaatatcaaatattataacaatattaaagttagaaaaaataaaaatgtaaaaggaattataatatatagaaaaatatgtattaaatattacatacatatataataatatatttttatgttatatgtaatatatatataacatatatattatatgtagtatgtatatattattaattatatatataatatataattattatttttttttttttttttttttttaaataaatttttatcttttttattaattatataaaactgttgattattttaaaaaatataaataaataaataaatatatatatatatccaccaaatataaatgatttaatatataatatttatttatataataatgtatttttttttatttaattttttttatgtatagttaaataatttaattttttttttttttcaatggATACACCATTACaagtaaaaaaaagaaaaattaaaataaactgataatattatgcatattatatatatatatatattttttatgatttaCTACATTTTAAacttttatgtatatttattttttatatatttctttttttttagattCGAGACTTCTTTTATGGATGTTTTAATAAGCACTGCCTGAGTTGTTTTGAAAATGTAAAAGACGAAAGAGAAAAGAAAGGATGTGAAGAATTCATATATCAGATATATAtgattgaaaatataaaaaaggatgccatattaaaattaaagaatgAGAAGAATGagaatttatatttgttatatttatattataaatattattatatgaatgataaagaaaatgtattaaatgaaataaataaattaaatactTCTTCTTGTAATgctaatattttaaaaagtagAATATTCTTTGATAATGATTTATTAGATGAATGTTTTGATTTATTAGAAAATGGTACTATAGAAATTAAAGCAGccaaaatttttttcttattaaatataaatagacAAGATATAGtaaatgaaattataaaagattTCTTACATATGAATGAAGAAATACCTATTATTAAAATCGTGTTAgctatttattatttatttaatgataataataaagaatcttttttaatttttgatgATTTAGAATCTTTATATGGACCAATGATTAATGATCATTCCTCCATTATATTAAATGGAAAAGCAGTAGCAACCATACTAAATTATGAATTTAATGACGCTaaagaatttttaaaaaatcaaataaataacggtgatattctatataatttaataacatgctcattgtatttatatgaacTTGATGAAGCTAATGAATATTTAACAAAACTTTATGAATCTTATTCTTCACATGATAGTTTAAAAGTTTTGAAAGCAATTGATGATGAAGTGGATAATTTTGTTAGTGAATTCTGAAACAagcaaaataaaacataaaacaaaaaaacaaaaaaaaaaaaaaaaaaaagaaaaaacacatatacaagcatatatatatatatatatatatatatatatatatatatatatattatgtttatatattttatcatataataatatattccttCCATTCAAAtctatatatgtttatattacatGACTTGTTCAggctttttttattctttttattattattttattccattttggctatttttttttttttttttttttaaactaaCGATATGatgtatacatttttttttttctgtatttTTATgtcatctttttttaattttttttcaaccACAAAATTATGTATTGCTTCACTGCAGTTTGTTATAGGAATTCTTTTCCCATTACTAAATTGActtttctaaaaaaaaataaaatatatcaatttaaaacataaaagcattcaaaaataaataaaacaaaatacacacgtacacacacatatatatatttatatatattgtgtatatattaccttatatttataaaaaataaaagcacTAAGAACTAATAAATTCTGAGGTATGTAATATACACATGCTGATTTGAAACACTGTACAAGTAaggaatttttattaaaactaTAAAAAGGTAATTtaatcattttataaaatataaattattgaatgtattatattatgatgcaatataacaaaaatatttaagtcataaatgagaaaaaaaaaaaaataaagaaggtaattcttcaatatatttaattagtattattatatatataatatatatatatcattacatcatcaaatatatttgttctatttctatataataatgatatatataaaaaaaatatatattaccgaactttttaattttttatatattttttaattgctTATTTTCTTAATTGAATACtcagaaatatataatgtattaaaaaaaaaaaaaaaaaaattattatcacatgaataaaaaaaaaaacaatgtaaatataaattttatttaatgtatacattaatataaaaaatacaacaaaattaaatacaaacacataatatggataatataatattatcaatataaacaaaattaaggtataataaaattattaagagttaaaataaaaaaaaaaatccatAAAGTgtcatttaaaataatagttaataaaatatgttaaaacatgatttttttaaaatttcatGTACGTTTACTTATATtaagaattaaatattaatatctcaaaaaaaaaaaaaaaaaaaaaaatagataatataatataatacaaataaacaaatcaaatataaaagaataaaaaatatatacattttaaattataataatcctTTGTAAGAGCATATTATAGAATAAATTtctaaaataagaaaaaatataaaacatataccaaataatttaataagtTTATAATTTCAATGGTtgtattgtttttattagaCTAATCTCGCGAtcgaaaaaaaagaaaattgaaATATGATaacaattattataatcatgaaataatataaattaaatgtaatcaaatttttgttttttttataatttaataataaataacaagactgtataatattattattattattatattattttaaaaaattaaagttCAAAAA from Plasmodium sp. gorilla clade G2 genome assembly, chromosome: 8 encodes:
- a CDS encoding coatomer epsilon subunit, putative, which codes for MDTPLQIRDFFYGCFNKHCLSCFENVKDEREKKGCEEFIYQIYMIENIKKDAILKLKNEKNENLYLLYLYYKYYYMNDKENVLNEINKLNTSSCNANILKSRIFFDNDLLDECFDLLENGTIEIKAAKIFFLLNINRQDIVNEIIKDFLHMNEEIPIIKIVLAIYYLFNDNNKESFLIFDDLESLYGPMINDHSSIILNGKAVATILNYEFNDAKEFLKNQINNGDILYNLITCSLYLYELDEANEYLTKLYESYSSHDSLKVLKAIDDEVDNFVSEF
- a CDS encoding protein MPODD, putative produces the protein MIKLPFYSFNKNSLLVQCFKSACVYYIPQNLLVLSAFIFYKYKKSQFSNGKRIPITNCSEAIHNFVVEKKLKKDDIKIQKKKNVYIISLV